DNA sequence from the Dreissena polymorpha isolate Duluth1 chromosome 3, UMN_Dpol_1.0, whole genome shotgun sequence genome:
cactcaaaatgtgcagctccatgagatacactgtatgccaaatatcttcaatattaaaaaagttgtaaaactttaaccaaggttaaagttttgggacacacacatacaatgactgacacaatgacagacaggccaaaaacaatattcccccgatctttcgatccgggggcataaaaatatgcgGCGAGTAAAATAACACTCATCAACGCAAAgtcaaatcattttattttatttgtcaaagaaaacaatacacaagaaaaaatattaaatagtttTGATAAAGAGAATagttaatacaaaacatacagaaaacaaaaatgggaaaatataaaaatattcaacTGAAAAGTTTCAAATATAAGTGCCCATATCAACAGCCTTTGGTTGACACGCGCATATGTCGGTCAAAACAACTCGTAAAAAACAAGAGGCAAGGGCATGATTTCAATAAACTCGATAGAGGACTACCGTTTTATGCAACGAAACAATTACCGGACTACCGTTTGATGTTACAAAACAATTACCGGACTACCGATTGATGTTACATAACAATTACCGGACTGCCGTTAGATTTTACAAAAAATGACCGGAATACCGTTTTATGCTATAAATAATTCCCAAACCTCTTCGCCTTGCGGTTTTACAGGAGAATGTTTTTGAATGGAAACAAGTTACCACCAGGAAGAAGCGGATTTGACACCAGGTGCATGATTTGAATACACTTGCTTAAGGACCACTAGGCGATGTTACTTGCCAAATACTAAAACCTCTGATCGTTGCGGTTTCAGGGGagcttttttaagttttcactaaATAGGGATATAAGTTACTATCATGGGGTGGGGAAATTTTTAACCAGGGTCACGTTCATTAACTTGAACAAAATTGATAAGGGATCACCATACGTTGTTTCACTGAAAATATCTAACCTATCCGACGCATTTACAGGTGTGAGAATATACTGATTTACAatagttttttattaaaattgtttgcaATATGGCCAATATGGCatttacacacatatacatatatataatacaacatttgggatttcaaggcacaatacaaaacattttCCAGTATATTACGTTCACAATACATGACGTCTATGAGACAATATTAAATAGTAACAAGGAGCAAACATAATCTTCTGGAaacattaaacatgtttaattaatacaCAAAGCTAAAACATACATGGTTATTTTACTTTTGagaataaatttacaaaaaaaacaacatgttgatCTAAAAATCTGACTATTTTGGTAATCCTGGTTATAAGATAAATTACTATTCATACAACATATCGTTTAAATcacagcaaaaaaacaacaaaaacatagtTTGTGAACATGGACATACAATTTTCACTAAACAATGTTCTCTTCGTACATCTACCTCTAAGTGTCTCTAGTTTTCATAGCAAAATAACGTAAATAGCATACAGCATTCAAGTATTTaaagtgttatatttattaaTCGTTAACAAAAGTTGTACTGAACATAGAAAGACATTTACATACTTATATAATCATTCAGATTTAATACaaatttaatgtatgtcataataatgTTTCTGGAAGCCATGTTTACATCACAGTGTAACACAATCACATAATGCAATCCTTGGTCTCATTATTCTGCTAGAAGCACACTACATATTGTATAATATAGATGTTTATTTCGTTACAACGCTAAATTGTAATTTTTATCACAATCGTAGTATTGTCTCAGTACAAAACGAGAGCAAAACATCCGTTTAAAacgcatatttatttatttaaacgacCTGTTAAATAGGGACATGCTTCGATGCGCTTTTAATTGTCTTTGTACGACAATAGCGAGGAAGAATACCTTATAAATACCCATCAGATCTGTAAAGTATGGTGAGATTCAAACGGAAAAATAGGGATTTACAATGAAGATTTTACTAAGCTTTAAATTcgtaataaaataagaaaaaggaAATTGATTACAAGAGAAAgattatatgaaaataatattgaatataaatgtgAGTTAGAAAGGGACCAAACACAACATATAATTCGTAAAATTATTTACATACTGAgagtaaacacattttttaaagacaGTACATGAGCTTAAATCAAAGATCTATAACGCAAAAGGTAAGTGGCGTGAAATCTGTGCAACGACATCATTCCCTAAAATAAGCAAACGTTTCTATGGCAGTCTTCGTTTCCAAGGTATGCCATTACATATATATCGTTAGAAAACCTGGAAATTATAGAGGTTAAAATAATTCACATTCAACATATAACGTTAGTCACTTCCAGATAACAAATTTGGGAATCTATTCTGAATTCTAGCCCTTATCTTTAGACGTGGAAGCAAGAATTTCTCTAGCTGAATCATGGGGGCTTCCACAATCATAGAAACAACGAAAGCAACCACATACGACACCACCAACATTGAAACACAGATGGACACCATCTCAATGTCCGAGAAGTGAATAGCTTTGGGCAGCGACAAATAGTAGGTAAAGATCACTATAGGGTGTACCAGGTATGCAGCGTAAGTCAGACGTCCTAGAGGTGCCCATATTTTCCAGGAGAGGATGTCATTGATTGCCCCACCTTTGCCGGCAACACATGCGAAAACAACCCAGGCGAGGCACAGCGCCCACGCGGTGCGACTGAGCGATATATAAAAAGCAGactgaagctgggtcatatgtgGGGGATTCGGCTCCAACAGACGGTGATAATAGTAATATTGTCCATAGATGACAGCGAGGCCCACTCCAAAAGCGAAACACCAACCAATGAACGCAAGCAAACGATGAATAACAATGCGGTTTCTTTTAGAGGCAAGGACATACCCAGTCAACATTCCTATGACATACACTGAGCACCGTGCGTATGGGCGGACATACAAGGGACCGCTTATAGCGTAGGCTTCGTCTTTATGCTTAGTGGGCTGTCCTAGAAATAAGTCAAAAATACCATAGTAGTATGTCAGTCCGAACCGTATAGCTACGCATGCAATTACCAATACCACTGCAACAATTAACGACGTCAGTCTGAGAACTTTCTTAGTGATGTCTGTGATTTTGTGCTGATATATGTAAGTAATCCAAATTGGAAGTAGCAACAGTGGACCGATGATAATGTAAAACTGCATATCGTTTGCTAAATACCATCCCCAACCCAGACATGTACCAGAAAGGCTGCCGTTGTTTGGATAAAAGTTGTTGATGTAGAGCAAATTGGTCCACCAGTATTTTTTGCAAAGGTCCAGACCACGCCTGTAATCAATTAGTCCATTATCGGGTAGGTTGAACAGAAAGTGCCAGGGTCCATTTACTGTGAAAATATATACATACgcataataaaatatcacaaatGCATAGATGGGAGTCAGTCGCCAATAGCgatgaaaaacataataaaccCAACTAAACACCCTTTTCTCCTTGATCTCCTTCACGGCAAGGTATGTGACGAGTAATCCACTCAGAAAAAAGAAGGTGTCAACTGAGAAAGAACCGTTGAGAATTGGCTGGAAACTAAACCTGGTAATGAGCTTTGCTGCTTCTAAATTATTGTCCACAAATGTATTAACAAATGCATAGGTGTGTCCAGTGATTACCCACCACATGCTTACAACTCGCATACCATTCAGACATGACAACGGCCCAACTGCAGTCTCGGTTCCAAATAACTTCTTACCATTGGTATACACAGAAAATATTTGCACAACCTTAAAAAATGTCATCCTGGAAAACTGTGCAGAGAGTTCAGTGTCATTTGAAGCAAAAAGATCCCCTGACAGTAACCTTGACCGATCATCGTGGTGCTCACTATACGGAAGTTCCGACGTCTCATGTTCTGTCTTATTGATAACATTCACTGGACCATTGTCTGACACAACATAATCCACTATAGTTGCTATCAGGATTACAGCGCATAGCACTCCAGTTATTGAAAGAAACGTTACAGCTCCGATGTCCAGTTTTTTATTATCCGCCTTAACTGACAAGACTGCTGTTAAATTCGGTACATACTTATGAATGCCATAATTAACAACCTGTGGAACATCTGATTCATTGCATGATCTTGGAACACAGACTCCCGTCACGATGGTCTTACCGGTATTTTTGAAAACTGGCTGTGCATTCCAATAGAAAGCCACGACCATATACCTACTTAAAAtcatatgttttgttatattgttatatacAGCTGGAATGTTTGAACATTCTTTCATGTCGCCAGCCCAAAACCAGTTCTGTTGTAAAAGACCATCCGCATCTTTGCCGAAAGCATCCAAATACAGCATCAGTACACTTGTATCATTAAACAGATACCCAACATCTTCAGCGCATTGTTGTCCGACTGCTGTGGATTTTACATCATGCAGAAACTGTCCAGAGTCTATAGCACTTTCTTTCAGTGTTGTCAGTGCTTTTCTTAAATGTACAAAAAGTTCCACATTCAGCCTGTCTCCAGCATTAAGTGGAAATTTAACAGGTAGACCTACATTTGTCAAATCAATCTCCGTCTCACTTCTTACATATGTAAATGCCAAACAGACAGTGAAAAGTTTACCCAGAAGAATCATTATTTCACTTTTGTGTCGCTGACTACGTACTAAATATTATTTCACAGTGTTACACTCCAATACTGCTCTGTTCGTCTGTTTTCCCCGAATGCCCTCAGAAACTCTCTCATATCGATATATTTCATGTGACAATCACTTGAATGCAGGTCATATCTATAAATACATTCATGCAAATGTCATAGATTATGACTTAATAAAATTGCAGGTTTTCTAATATCTAGATGAAGGACTTGGATATAATAAAAAGATTGTAGAATGTTAATTTAAAGTTTCACTGAAACACGTGAATTTCTTGCAGGTTACAAGATTTAATGAAACGTACGTCCACATGCCACTGAGATTGTAACAGAGTTGACAATTTGAACTTAGTATGTTGTTTATGGTTAGTGTTATATGCAGACGCGCATAACAGTTTGAATTCAGAAAACAGATTTTTTATGCAGATTGTGTATCACGTGATGAACAGTGGGAGGTGTATATTTTGCGGCACTATTAGAATTTGTAATGCAGATTTTTAGTGCAGATTATGATgaaaccctattcgtctgcgtcaataaTTTGTCGTAGAATTGTGGTTTATAATAGCGTTAGAAAaaaagattgagttctgaatacagatttataatGCAGATTGTGTAACGTCTATTTGCATGTAAGCGTTAGAtgtagacgtgcacaacagattgagttctgaatacagatttatagtgcattgtgtaacttctatttacatGCTTCTATGCGATCTTCGCAAGTTTTATACGCGTGGTATAGCGTTGGGAAACAAATGAGCACCTATAAATCTGTATCCAGATAACTTTCACATCGTGCTTATACGATTTAATTCTGGATTATACGAGATTGTTGCCTATTGATCTGTGTACATTGAAATGCGCGTATATACGGTCTTAAGGCCcactctcactatgatgccggtggagccccggtgcgtgatccgggatctaccgggatgaaccggggctctaccgggatgaaccggggacgacagggatgaaccggggacaacTGGGGCTCCACACTCCACCgggtaagtattaaaatgttttaatacctGCGGGATGAACCGGTTGTTACCGTGAAGGACCGGCatcgaccggcgcggcaccgggaacaaccgggacggcaccgggaacaacccggacggcaccgttgctccatcggggcccatacagaccccggcagagctacagcaaggccccggttgtcgccggtggtgcccaggtggagccctggtgaatgccggcagagtcccggtatagccagGTTCAttggtaaaccggcgctctgccgggacgccaccggcattcaccagggctccaccTGGCCATTACAGGCGACGACCGcgattaaaccggggcgttgccgtagctctgccggggtctgttgcCAGAATAGCCCCGGTGATTCTCGGCGGAGTTACGGTAGACCGGGGCTTCGccggaacgctgccggcttttaccgggtctccacctgggcattaccggcgacaacctgggctctgccggggcttcaccgggataaaccatAGCTTgttcggggttgaccgggactctgccacaTTCAGGTTTAATAATGATGAGTATCTGTTGATCTGCACCCAGTTAACATTCACATGCGCATATATACGGTCTTACTTGCATTACAGAGCTAAAGGAACCCTATCAATGTGCATCGAGTCGATATATGAAGGTGGCTTATTCGCTAGTACTTGTATTAAATAActaatgacattatatttatctGCGTCCATACACTTTTCGCATGGCTTGAGACGTATTAAAAAGCGTTGTGGAACTTATGAACGTCTATTAATCTGCGTATAGACAACTATTACATCGTGCGTATACCATCAAACTAAGGTTGTTCACGGACCGTTTTACGTCAcaactgaatacattttacacttgctcttgcatgtttaatttccattacatggatcgcgattttaattaaaataaaaatactttagtcGCAATTAAAGCAGTATAAGAACGCACATGGATAAGGATTGCATTACTTATTAAATGCCATAAATTAAGATGTTCGTGTCGACTGAGCGCAAATGTATATGGAAAAATCCCATACAATCCCCGATTGTAACCGTATACGCGCCCTGTGAGTGCTGTCGTAACGCATGCAGATTAATAGGACTTATTAGTTTTCCGTCG
Encoded proteins:
- the LOC127873109 gene encoding nose resistant to fluoxetine protein 6-like, which produces MILLGKLFTVCLAFTYVRSETEIDLTNVGLPVKFPLNAGDRLNVELFVHLRKALTTLKESAIDSGQFLHDVKSTAVGQQCAEDVGYLFNDTSVLMLYLDAFGKDADGLLQQNWFWAGDMKECSNIPAVYNNITKHMILSRYMVVAFYWNAQPVFKNTGKTIVTGVCVPRSCNESDVPQVVNYGIHKYVPNLTAVLSVKADNKKLDIGAVTFLSITGVLCAVILIATIVDYVVSDNGPVNVINKTEHETSELPYSEHHDDRSRLLSGDLFASNDTELSAQFSRMTFFKVVQIFSVYTNGKKLFGTETAVGPLSCLNGMRVVSMWWVITGHTYAFVNTFVDNNLEAAKLITRFSFQPILNGSFSVDTFFFLSGLLVTYLAVKEIKEKRVFSWVYYVFHRYWRLTPIYAFVIFYYAYVYIFTVNGPWHFLFNLPDNGLIDYRRGLDLCKKYWWTNLLYINNFYPNNGSLSGTCLGWGWYLANDMQFYIIIGPLLLLPIWITYIYQHKITDITKKVLRLTSLIVAVVLVIACVAIRFGLTYYYGIFDLFLGQPTKHKDEAYAISGPLYVRPYARCSVYVIGMLTGYVLASKRNRIVIHRLLAFIGWCFAFGVGLAVIYGQYYYYHRLLEPNPPHMTQLQSAFYISLSRTAWALCLAWVVFACVAGKGGAINDILSWKIWAPLGRLTYAAYLVHPIVIFTYYLSLPKAIHFSDIEMVSICVSMLVVSYVVAFVVSMIVEAPMIQLEKFLLPRLKIRARIQNRFPNLLSGSD